aattttaattatatatatatatgaacatatttaattttcgttatgtgtatgacatgtaccgaattattgtttctatgtaattatgcatattcacttaagtaatggcgtgttgttggatgaatttatgttgtgacaaaatcacttctattttcataataaaaaattaagggagtcctttttataaaaattgaaattatcaaatattagagtgtggataccgtagcgacgaggcgggtcgttacatttagtggtattagagcaggtcgaacctttcggGCAGTGAGTTGTGAGTCTGCTATGTTTTTTTGTGCATTCTCTGGTTGTTTTGTTGAATGCTTGGTGTTGGTTGTTTGCTGATGTTTGATGTTCGTTGTTTGCTATTAGCACTTACTCACTAGTTATGTTCCTACGAGCTATAGAGATTTGATTGTTGTAGTtatattgaatttgtttttctgaTGTCTGCTATACCATGAATTTCAATGTCGAGTCACGAATTATCAGCCTGGCCActgtataatttgtgaagggCAATGGAATGATATGGCAAGCGATCAGAAAATGCAAATGATGGAAAGTGGGTGTTAATGTCTTGAGTCATCAACTCTCAAGAGTAACTGAGTAGGAATTTGTGATGGTTGTGATTGTTGTGTGGTTCTTTGTTTGTGTGTAGGAAAACTTAAGCTTTCtgtgttttccttaaataaagaTCTAGTGGTAGAGACCCCTACTAGTGGTTCTGTGTTAACTTCTgatgtgtgtttgaattgtcCTGTGGAGATTTCTGGTAGAACattcttgattgatttgatttgtttgcctttgagccaaattgatgttattcttggtatggactggttatcttccaaccatgtcttgttggtctgttttgataaaagtgtggtgtttgatgattcttgagtgagtaaggatatgatgtttatctctgccaaccaagttATGACATCTTTAAAGGAAGATGCTCAAGCATACATGATCTTGTCTAGCCTAGAAGTAGAGACAAAGGTTTCTATGTGTGACCTCCCTGTTGTTAGAGAGTTTCCGGAAGTGTTTCCTGAGGATATATCTGGTctgccacctgagagagagatagagttttcCATAGACTTAGTACCTGGTGctggacccatatccatagctccttataggatgtctcctatagagttagttgagcttaagaaacagttagaggagttgttggataagcAGTTTATTAGGCCTAGTGTATCTCCGTGGGGAGCCCCAGTGTtgctagtgaagaagaaagatggaaccATGAGGTTGTGTGTGGATTACCGCCAGTTGAATAAGGTAACGATGAAGAATAAGTACCATTTGCCTAGAATAAATGACCTTATGGACCAGCTAGTAGGAGCTTGTGTGTTTAGCAAGATAGACCTTAGGTTGGGTTATCATCAGATCCGAGTGAAGTTTGAGGATATACCAAAGACTGCTTTTAGGACCCGTTACGGTCACTATAAGTATCTAGTCATGCCCATtggtgtgactaatgctccaTGAGTGTTTATGGACTACCTGAATAAAGTTTTTCACCCTTACCTTGATAGTTTTGTGGTAGTATttatagatgatattttggtatactccaagactagagaggaacatgaagaacatttgaggattgtgttgcataccCTTAAGGACCGACAACTctatgctaagttgtccaagtgtgagttCTGGTTAGAGAAATTTAGTTTCCTAGGGCATGTGATATCTCAAGGGGGTAAAGCTGTGGATCCCTCTAAGATAGAAGTTGTTCTTAAGTGGGAGAGTCCTAAGTCTGTTTTTGAGATTAAGAGTTTTCTAGGTTTAGCAGGATATTATCGAAGATTCATAGAAGGTTTCTCCAAGTTGGCTCTACCTTTGACTAAACTGACTCGTAAGGGTCAAGCTTTTGGGTGGGATACCCAATGTGAGCATAGTTTCTAGACCCTTAAGGAAAGATTGGCAACTGCTCCAGTGCTAGTTTTGCCTAACCCGAGATAACCCTTTAaggtgtattgtgatgcatcaaagatgggtttaggcggagtgttgatgcaaaatggccaagtggtggcctatgcttctagacAACTTAAGACTCATAAGAGGAATTGTCCCACCCATGATCTGGAGTTGGCTGCTGTAGTTTTTTCCCTTAAGATTTGGAGACATTATATGTTTGGCTCTAAGTTCGAGGTATTTAGTGATCATAAGAGCCTTAAATACTTGTTTAGTCAGAAGGAGCTGAACATGAGAcaaaggagatggttagagtttcttaaggattatgattttgagcttagctaccatcccggtaaagccaatgtagtggctgatgccttgagtaggaaatcTCTACATATGTCTTCCTTGATGGTTAGAGAGATGGATCTCCTAGAACAGTTTAGAGACCTTAGTCTTGCATATGATCTTAGAGGAAGGACATAGGAGTAATTTGAGCATCCATTCtggtgctaccaagatgtatcaAGATTTAAAGATGAGGTTTTGGTGGcccaacatgaagagagaggtatcgtgtggacacgcttaggctatttcctgagatttggttgtcgttggtacgtaccacattgcatctgagtgttgagtcaggtgcatgcatcattctgtgcagtcttgattgggtccatggatggatgatgagtaattgttggatgtgaatgatgaatattggttggatatgagtgttgaataatgattgttgtgtatgcttatcatgtttgcctatgttccttgctaattgtggttatttggaattggtattggttcttttataataaactcacccttgcaattttgtatcgtgtagttgatacctgtgatgatcacgaaccttgttcgtgggagcagaatgacagtggcagggtgtagggagtaagattctggtgaggagccgccgagccgacgtgatgacgttggcgttattttgggataGAGTTATGTTTtagaatcaactcctccgtagttggtttttaagttttattttgttgagttaaagatgtaaaactggaattttaattatatatatatatatatgaacatatttaattttcgttatgtgtatgacatgtaccgaattattgtttctatgtaattatgcatattcacttaagtaatggcgtgttgttggatggatttatgttgtgacaaaatcacttctattttcataataaaaaattaagggagttctttttataaaaattgaaattatcgaatattagagtgtggataccatAGCGAcaaggcgggtcgttacagtaTTGATGCAGAAGggtcatcctctagcctttatCAACAAAGATCTCTCTCCAAAGCATCAATCCTTGTAAGTTTATGAAAAAGAGTTGTTTGCTAAAGTGTATGCAGTTGGAATATGGCATCACTATTTGGTTGGCAGAGATTTTGTGAttagtgtagaagcaagcttcattgcttcatgatgatgaatcaagattgattcatgatgatgaatcaagattgattcaaggtgttttgatgatatcaaAGATGATGACCAAAAGCccatgagaatgatttcaagatttagtcaagaacaattcaagaatcaagagaaagattcaagagaagtttcaagtttcaagttttcaagaatcaagaatcaagaataatcaatatcaagattcaagactcaagattcaagaatcaagaaaaggctcAATCAAGATTAGtacaaaaaagtttttcaaaacattgagtagcacatgaagttttcacaaaagtttttaccaaagagtttttactctctggtaatcaattaccagtttactataatcaattaccagtggcaagttttgttttcaaaaagctttcaactaaatttacaacattccaatcaatttcaaaatggtgtaatcgattacaatatattggtaattgattaccagtgtgtttgaacgttgaaattcaaattcaaatgtgaagagtcacatcctttcacaaaaatgctttgtgtaatcgattacaatgatttggtaatcgattaccagtgataagttttgaacaaaaatcaaaagatgtaactcttccaatggttttcaagtttttctaaaggttataactcctctaatggttttcttgaccagacatgaagagtctataaaagcaagtccttaacttgcattttaaGAACATTGATTacattcttttacaacctttgaatctctttgaacatcttcttgaacttcttcttcttcttcctttgccaaaagctttctaaagttttctggttttccaaaaccttgaaaacaaaagtgtgttattcatctttttcattcccttctccctttaccaaaaagaattcgccaaggactaactgcctgaattctttttgtgtctctcttctcccttttctaaaagaacgaaggactaatcgtctgaattcttttgtgtctcccttctcccttgtcaaagaattcaaaacgacacaatctgagaattcttttgattcttccctttcccataaacaaaagatttcaaaggactaaccgcctgagaattattttgtttccccattcacaaagtttcaaaggactaactgcctgagaactttgtcttaacacattggagggtacatcctttgtggtacaagtagatggtacatctacttgggttgttatgactgagaacaagagagggtacatctcttgtggatcagttctagtggagggtacatccactaggttgttcaaagagaacaagggagggtacatcccttgtggatctttgcttgtaaaggaatttacaaggttgaaaagaaatctcatggaccgcaggtcgcttggggactggatgtaggcacgggttgttgccgaaccagtataaaactcttgtgtgttgtaaattttaattagtaaaggttcattaataattaattagtaaaggttaaattttaaaagcctaagaagggtaaaagcctaagaagggtaaattttaattagtaaaggttcattaataattaattcaacccccccttcttaattattctgaggccacttgatccaacaattagGACTGATCATAATAGTCTTAAGTTCTTGTTGCAGTAGAGAATTTCTTTTACGGGGCAACACAGCTAGCTTACTAAACTCATGGGGTATGACTATGAAGCTTGCtacaagaaaggaaaagaaaacacTGTTGCAGATGCTTTATCTAGAGTGTAGGGTTCTGAATTAATGGTGATTGCAGTTTCCATCATTTCCAGTGAGTTGATGGCTGAAATTCAAGGTAGCTGGGAGATGGATCCACATCTATCCGAGCTTATACCTCAATTGCATCAAGGGTTGAAGCCTAAATCTCCATATATGTGGATTGAGGGGCAATTAACCAGAAGGGGTAGAATTGTGGTAGGCCAGGCCAAGGACTTTGTTTTCTCTACGAACGTAGTAGGCAATGAGCCACCAGATGGTGGTGGCGGTGGTCAAACACGAGTCTCTTTTAAAGAAAAGGCTATGGCAAATAGGGAAGCACTACCTCAGCGACCAAAAGTGGACCTATCAAGGAAAAATTGGCCAAAATAGTCTTTGAGGATGATAATCACTTGAAGCCTATTGTTCATATTGATGATTCTGTTTTCAATGGCTTATATGCCCCATGGCAAGATGCGTTGGTGGTTAAATTGCTTGGGAAGAATATTGGTTTCCAGGCGATAAAGGATTGTTTGACACGCATTTGGAAACTTGTAGCAGGATTTGATATTCTTGACATTGGCAACCATTTCTACATGGTCAAGTTTGATACTACTGAGGATAGGCAAAAGGTGATTGATGGAGGACCCTGGATGATTTTTTATCATTACCTAACAGTTCAAACATGGACGCCGGACTTCATTTCACCCACGACCAAGATTGATAAAACTATGGTATGGGTTTGCTTTCcaggtttgaatttgatttattatgaTGAAAGTATTTTGTTGGCTTTGGCTAGGGCTATTGGTACCCTTATCAAGGTTGATTCAAACACCTTAGATGTTAGAAGGGAACGTTTTGCAAGAATTTATGTCCAGATTGATTTAAATAAACCTGTGGTGGGTAAGGTTGGTTTGAAGGGATACTGGTATAAGGTAGAATATGAGGGTTTGCACAGAATTTGTTCTTCATGTGGATGCTATGGGCATTTGGCTAGGGAATGTCCAACACTAGCCAAAACTCCTATGATGGTTCCCAATCTTACGACGGCAGATGATCAGAAGAATTTGAGTGCTCCGGCGACATTTAATGGCCTAAAAATTCCTGCGTCAGTTACGCATGCAAATGATTGTGGCAATAATGGGACGGTTGCACAAGTTAATGCAATTATTAGCAAAGATGTTGCCAATAATGAAGAGGATGTTTTGCATGGGGAGTGGCTCGTAGTTAAGCGCAAACCccataacaaaaccaacaagaatcaagccaaggggAATAAAGATGGGAATCCTAAAAATCAGTGCCAATCTCATCTAaatgagaagaaagagaagATTAATCCGATCACTTTAAATGCTCATGATACTGCAAGTGGGGCCCATAAAGATGTTGCACCAACAATAGTGGAGAGATCATCCaatgggaaacaaaagaataaaagagtAAGAAGGGATACAGTTACAATCCCAAGAGTCAGGCAAGACCCAAGGAAGCAGATCATAATTGAGAAGAATATTATCAATAAACCCAAACCAATCAATGGGGAACACGTGGGCCCTTCCAACCACCCATCAGGACAAGTGATATATAATGCGGGCTATGGAATCAAATCGACTGTCCCTATGCAAGCTTTATCACCAAACAGATTTATCATTCTGAATGATGAGGAACCAGTTGCCCAATATATTGACATCACTGCAGTTGACTCACAAGAGCATGTGGGCCAACATGATATGGTTCTAGAGACACCTCTTGAGGGTCAACCCACTGCAACATAGCCCTTGTAGCTTATGGGCCTCTCGTTTTTATTGCCTTTTCTTATGGatttattctttgatttttcAATCATTTCATGGAATGTCCGTGGGGCCTTAGGGCAAAGTACGAGGCGCCATCTTAGGGATGTTATTTCTCAACACcatccctctctctttctcttgtaTGAGACTCATGGTTTGTTCGTGAAGGTAGAAGCTTTTTGGAAGAATTTGGGTTATAAGCCTTTATTTCTTCAGGAAGCTAATGGCCATTCTGGTGGCATTTGGATTCTCTCCTGTGTTAATGATATCACAGTTTCTCTTACTGACTCCATTCACCAAGCTATTTCTTTCTCCAtacaaaaaagaaatgttgCTCGACATTGTTCAGCGATCTATGCTTCTCCTACTCCATCCAATCGCAATTTCTTATGAGACTATTTGAGTGACTTGCGAAACCAAATTTCAGGGCCATGGTTATTGCTAGGTGATTTTAATGAAATTCTAAACCCCAATGAAGTCTTTAGAGGTAATTTCAGTTCTAGCAGGGCATACTTATTGGCTAATATGATGTCGGCGTGTGGTGTTATGGATTTGGATTCAGTTGGTGGTTGGTTTACTTGGAGGAAAAATGTTCAATCTAGTGGTCATGTCCGTAAAAAACTTGATAGATGTATGgatgattctgagtggcaagTTTTGTTTCGGCATGCTCTTTTGGAGGTGCTCCCTATGCATAATTCATATCACAATCCCTTACTGCTTAGCTGTTTGAAGTCTAGGAGCAAGAGAGTTAAATCTTTCCACTTTCAGGCTACTTGGCTCTCTCATCCAGAGTATCCTAATTTGGTTACTAACACTTGGAATTCCACCCAGGGAAATGTTTATAATAAACTTCATAAGGTCCAAGTTGAATCAACCAAATTCAATGAAAAGGTATTTGGcaatatttttaagagaaagAGGCATCTTGATGCAAGAATTAAGGGAGTCCATAAGCAGCTTGATATATTTCCATATTCAGACCTCATCATTCTAGAAAGGAAACTTCAGGCACTTTATAACCAAGTCCTTCACCAAGAGGAGGTTCTATGGTTCCAGAAGTCCAGAGAGCAATGGATTAAATTTGGaaataaaaacaccaaattTTTCCATACTCAGACCATCATAAGAAGGAGGAGGAACaagatttcaggaattaatatTGATGGAATTTGGTGCACAAATGACGAAGTTATAAAGAGAGAGGTTCTgagtttttttagaaatttattccAATCCTCTAACTTTTGCCAGCCTGAGTGTCTACAGTTACATCATATTCCTCAGGTAGACCAAGACCTTTATAATTCTTTGATTCAAAATGTCTCTATGGAGGATGTTAAGAATGTTATGTTCTCTATGAACTCTTATGAAGCTCCTGGAGTGGATGGCTTTCAACTAGTTTTTTACAAGAATTTTTGGAATGTTGTTGCTAATGATGTGTGGGAGATGGTTTCTATGGCTTTTTCTTCTGGGACTTTCAATCCTGCCCTAG
The genomic region above belongs to Glycine max cultivar Williams 82 chromosome 14, Glycine_max_v4.0, whole genome shotgun sequence and contains:
- the LOC100815254 gene encoding uncharacterized protein; this translates as MVIAVSIISSELMAEIQGSWEMDPHLSELIPQLHQGLKPKSPYMWIEGQLTRRGRIVVGQAKDFVFSTNVVGNEPPDGGGGGQTRVSFKEKAMPIVHIDDSVFNGLYAPWQDALVVKLLGKNIGFQAIKDCLTRIWKLVAGFDILDIGNHFYMVKFDTTEDRQKVIDGGPWMIFYHYLTVQTWTPDFISPTTKIDKTMVWVCFPGLNLIYYDESILLALARAIGTLIKVDSNTLDVRRERFARIYVQIDLNKPVVGKVGLKGYWYKVEYEGLHRICSSCGCYGHLARECPTLAKTPMMVPNLTTADDQKNLSAPATFNGLKIPASVTHANDCGNNGTVAQVNAIISKDVANNEEDVLHGEWLVVKRKPHNKTNKNQAKGNKDGNPKNQCQSHLNEKKEKINPITLNAHDTASGAHKDVAPTIVERSSNGKQKNKRVRRDTVTIPRVRQDPRKQIIIEKNIINKPKPINGEHVGPSNHPSGQVIYNAGYGIKSTVPMQALSPNRFIILNDEEPVAQYIDITAVDSQEHVGQHDMVLETPLEGQPTAT